The nucleotide window CGCACTGATCGGTACTTTTTCCAACGTGATCATTAGCATCGGGTCATGGAAACCGCGTCGCTGTCACCATAAGGTACGAATGCCGAAAGACGCGAAGGCGGGATCCCAGGTGATGAGCACGGCGTTTTCGATCTCGGCCTGAGCGGCCAGTAGCCGGTCGAAGGGGTCGCCATGCTCCAGTGAATAACGACCTGCCTGGCGGGCATGCCCATGGTCAACCGGGAGCATCGACCACCGCTCGGCTTTGACGGTGTTATCCCATCCCAACTGGAGTCCCGACGGCAGGGCGAGCTTACCCAAGCGGTGCTTGGTTTCGACTTCGAAGACCGTGACGGCGCTCAGCCAACACCGATTGGCAGGATTGCGAATGGCCTGACGGGCTGCACGACTTAGCCGGGGGTGGTCATCGAGCCACCACAGCACCACATGGGTATCGAGCAGCAGGTTCACGC belongs to Opitutus sp. and includes:
- a CDS encoding type II toxin-antitoxin system VapC family toxin, with the protein product MNLLLDTHVVLWWLDDHPRLSRAARQAIRNPANRCWLSAVTVFEVETKHRLGKLALPSGLQLGWDNTVKAERWSMLPVDHGHARQAGRYSLEHGDPFDRLLAAQAEIENAVLITWDPAFASFGIRTLW